In Candidatus Melainabacteria bacterium, a single genomic region encodes these proteins:
- a CDS encoding shikimate kinase: protein MDIIDEAKNIVLIGLMGSGKSAVGRTIARKLGRRFIDTDRLIERKTGKTIPEIFEKEGENTFRKLEKEIIKKVSQYVGIVIATGGGAIQDIESFKYLKEASWIIALYASPETLYERIAGKRIRPLLLDNEEPVKKLEEILNERKYIYAQADFQISTENKNINEIADEIINLLDANKKINF, encoded by the coding sequence ATGGATATTATTGACGAAGCAAAAAACATTGTACTTATAGGACTTATGGGTTCAGGTAAATCAGCAGTAGGCAGAACTATTGCAAGAAAACTTGGCAGAAGATTTATTGATACAGATAGGCTTATTGAAAGAAAAACAGGAAAAACAATTCCTGAAATTTTTGAAAAAGAAGGAGAAAATACTTTTAGAAAACTAGAAAAGGAAATCATTAAGAAAGTATCACAATATGTTGGAATAGTAATTGCAACCGGTGGTGGTGCAATACAAGACATTGAAAGCTTTAAATATCTTAAAGAAGCTAGTTGGATAATTGCTCTTTATGCATCTCCAGAAACATTATATGAAAGAATTGCAGGTAAAAGAATAAGACCGTTGCTTTTAGATAATGAAGAGCCTGTAAAAAAACTTGAGGAAATTCTTAATGAAAGAAAATATATTTATGCACAAGCTGATTTTCAAATAAGTACAGAAAATAAAAACATTAATGAAATTGCAGATGAAATTATTAACCTTTTAGATGCTAACAAAAAAATCAATTTTTAA
- the dnaB gene encoding replicative DNA helicase — MKNQEEYLKKDKKNIIAFGENEDNYLLLPQSQEAEQAVLGAIFAQSDCLNRIIEIISNPKSFYRPAHQVIYSAILKLYDKNEAIDPLTVSEYLQNNNELEEVGGRYYLGLLLSHAPLAVNAERYAQIVLEKSILREIIFAGNQISKVGYEETQASSAIERSEKLLFNLIQKQTSQALTPISSLVNDTWERLEQREQKKGELLGLDTGFYDLNALTSGLQKSDLIVIAARTSMGKTAVCLNIAEHVGVALKKVVAIFSLEMSKEQVIQRMVCSRASIDANKMRFGQLQQDDWTKLGVAFGELGDAPIYIDDTPISTVIEMKAKARRLISELGQIDLIIVDYLQLIEGQRSDNRVQEISDISRGLKAFARELKVPVLAISQLSRAVEARQNKKPMLSDLRESGSIEQDADIVMFIYRDEYYNPETSSKGEAEVIIAKQRNGPTGKLTLLFQPNITKFRNPARTFV; from the coding sequence ATGAAAAATCAAGAAGAGTATCTTAAAAAAGATAAGAAAAATATTATTGCATTTGGGGAGAATGAAGATAATTATCTTCTTTTGCCTCAATCTCAAGAAGCTGAACAAGCAGTGCTTGGAGCAATTTTTGCTCAAAGTGATTGCTTAAATAGAATAATTGAAATAATATCTAATCCCAAATCTTTTTATAGACCAGCTCATCAAGTGATTTACAGTGCGATTTTAAAACTTTATGACAAGAATGAAGCTATTGATCCTTTAACTGTTTCAGAATATCTTCAAAACAATAATGAGCTTGAAGAAGTAGGAGGCAGATATTACTTAGGACTTTTATTGTCTCATGCACCACTTGCTGTTAATGCTGAAAGATATGCTCAGATAGTTCTTGAAAAATCAATACTGAGAGAAATTATTTTTGCTGGCAATCAAATTTCAAAAGTTGGATATGAAGAAACACAAGCAAGCAGTGCTATTGAAAGATCAGAAAAATTACTTTTTAATTTAATTCAAAAACAAACAAGCCAAGCTCTGACCCCAATTAGTAGTCTTGTTAATGATACATGGGAAAGACTTGAACAAAGAGAGCAAAAAAAAGGAGAACTATTAGGCTTGGATACTGGGTTCTATGACTTAAATGCACTGACTTCTGGTTTACAAAAATCAGATTTAATAGTTATAGCAGCACGAACTAGTATGGGTAAAACAGCAGTTTGTTTAAATATTGCAGAACATGTTGGAGTTGCACTTAAAAAAGTTGTTGCAATTTTTAGTTTAGAAATGTCAAAAGAACAAGTTATTCAAAGAATGGTTTGTAGTAGAGCAAGTATAGATGCAAATAAAATGAGATTTGGGCAGCTGCAACAAGACGATTGGACAAAACTAGGAGTTGCATTTGGAGAACTTGGCGATGCACCAATTTATATTGATGACACTCCTATATCAACAGTAATTGAAATGAAAGCAAAAGCAAGAAGATTAATATCTGAGCTTGGACAAATTGATTTAATTATAGTTGACTACTTGCAATTAATAGAAGGACAAAGATCTGATAACAGAGTACAGGAAATCTCTGACATTTCAAGAGGATTAAAAGCTTTTGCTAGAGAACTTAAAGTTCCAGTTCTTGCTATTAGTCAGCTCTCAAGAGCAGTTGAAGCAAGACAAAACAAAAAACCAATGTTATCTGACTTACGTGAAAGTGGTTCAATAGAGCAAGATGCAGATATAGTTATGTTTATTTACAGAGATGAATATTATAATCCTGAGACTTCTAGTAAAGGTGAAGCAGAAGTTATTATAGCTAAGCAAAGAAATGGCCCTACAGGAAAACTAACATTATTATTCCAACCAAACATTACAAAATTCAGAAATCCTGCAAGGACGTTTGTGTAA
- a CDS encoding D-alanine--D-alanine ligase — MRINKNTRIGVVCGGISNEREISLKSGKNCFDALIRLGYKNTFLIDIKKTDDLFNLKKKQIEVAFLITHGKFGEDGAIQGILEWLQIPYTGSSILGSAIAMDKLITKQIAQNLSILTPPYYLVSKSNLQKINLKTIWEKLVKKNKAIFLKPREEGSSINTFKIKSFLELEKIIDKLDFNHCDYLIEEFIPGREITVSIIEINNKPKVLPILELKPKNEFYDYQAKYIKGLTEFLLPAKIRKDIVKKIKSDSLKVFYAIGCSSFGRVDFILSDNNKPYLLEINSLPGMTDLSDLPAQAKAADINYDELVEIILKTAKLHK, encoded by the coding sequence ATGAGAATTAATAAAAATACCAGAATTGGTGTTGTATGTGGTGGCATTTCTAATGAAAGAGAAATATCACTTAAATCAGGCAAGAATTGTTTTGATGCACTAATCAGACTTGGTTATAAAAATACTTTTCTTATTGATATAAAAAAAACAGATGACTTATTTAATTTAAAAAAGAAACAAATTGAAGTTGCATTTTTAATTACACATGGAAAGTTTGGAGAAGACGGGGCAATTCAAGGAATACTAGAATGGCTACAGATTCCTTACACAGGCTCTTCTATCCTAGGAAGCGCTATTGCAATGGATAAACTAATTACAAAACAAATAGCACAAAATCTCAGTATTTTAACTCCACCATATTATTTAGTTAGTAAATCAAATCTACAAAAAATAAACTTAAAAACTATCTGGGAAAAACTTGTCAAAAAAAATAAAGCTATTTTTTTAAAACCCAGAGAAGAAGGCTCCAGCATAAATACATTTAAGATAAAAAGTTTTTTAGAATTAGAAAAAATTATAGACAAATTAGACTTCAATCACTGTGATTATCTAATTGAAGAATTTATTCCAGGCAGAGAAATTACAGTTAGCATTATTGAAATTAATAATAAACCAAAAGTCTTACCAATTTTAGAACTAAAGCCTAAAAATGAATTTTATGATTATCAAGCTAAATACATTAAAGGATTAACCGAATTTTTATTACCAGCAAAAATAAGAAAAGATATTGTAAAAAAAATAAAATCAGATTCATTAAAAGTATTTTATGCCATCGGTTGTTCTTCTTTTGGAAGAGTTGATTTTATATTGAGTGACAACAATAAACCTTACTTACTTGAAATAAATTCTTTACCTGGAATGACTGATCTAAGTGATTTACCAGCACAAGCAAAAGCAGCAGACATAAACTATGATGAGCTTGTTGAAATTATTTTAAAAACAGCAAAGTTACATAAATAA
- a CDS encoding homocysteine biosynthesis protein: MTNMQRTYDEINEKIKTSKVEVLTAVEAKELIKEKGVDYFFNNVDVVIFASFEMNTNALLYLNFGQTDPLIYFLEAYINNVFAYPASPTDVALSCVEVSKDNFQYGGAHVVEDLVKGKDVYLKAIGKNLEVFPNKEFETWFNLKKVNQARLLLNQVINQNNIVATNAGDKDINSHMGTLIAHLENSTFNSSSYLNPLVNDPYCKTIGTGSRIWIGGGSGYVIGYGSNHNPLQKRNEYGIPIGPGITLSAIADLNSMNSKWVRGGFLKSFGPVLYVGVGVPIPILNKEIAEQIKITDDNIHTTIVDFSIPRRAKPTFGQCTYAELRTSTVIINKKPTLSAPMSSMAYAFEICDLLKSLILNKNFYLCKPIESINMNTELKKLDARLSELV, encoded by the coding sequence ATGACTAACATGCAAAGAACCTATGATGAAATAAATGAAAAAATCAAAACCAGTAAAGTAGAGGTTTTAACAGCAGTTGAAGCTAAAGAGTTAATAAAAGAAAAAGGTGTAGATTATTTTTTTAATAATGTTGATGTTGTTATTTTTGCTAGTTTTGAAATGAATACAAATGCTCTTTTATATTTAAACTTTGGGCAAACTGATCCATTGATTTACTTTTTGGAAGCTTATATCAATAATGTTTTTGCTTATCCTGCAAGTCCAACAGATGTGGCTTTGTCTTGTGTTGAAGTATCAAAGGATAACTTTCAATACGGTGGCGCTCATGTTGTTGAGGATTTAGTAAAAGGCAAAGATGTATATTTAAAAGCAATAGGAAAAAACTTAGAAGTATTTCCAAACAAAGAATTTGAAACCTGGTTTAATTTAAAAAAGGTAAATCAAGCAAGATTGTTATTAAATCAAGTAATTAATCAAAACAATATTGTTGCAACTAATGCAGGAGATAAAGATATTAATTCACATATGGGAACTCTTATTGCACATCTTGAAAACTCAACTTTTAATTCTTCAAGTTATTTAAACCCGCTTGTAAATGATCCTTACTGTAAAACCATAGGTACAGGAAGCAGGATTTGGATTGGTGGAGGAAGTGGATATGTTATTGGTTATGGATCTAATCATAATCCTTTGCAGAAAAGGAATGAATATGGTATTCCAATAGGACCTGGCATAACATTGTCAGCAATTGCTGATTTAAATTCAATGAATTCTAAGTGGGTTAGAGGAGGATTCCTGAAATCATTCGGGCCTGTTCTTTATGTAGGTGTTGGTGTACCAATTCCAATATTAAATAAAGAAATTGCTGAGCAAATTAAAATTACAGATGACAATATACATACAACAATAGTTGATTTTTCAATACCAAGGCGGGCAAAACCAACTTTTGGCCAGTGTACATATGCTGAATTAAGAACAAGCACAGTCATTATTAATAAAAAACCAACCCTATCAGCTCCTATGTCAAGCATGGCATATGCATTTGAGATTTGTGATTTGTTAAAATCTTTAATATTAAACAAGAACTTTTATTTATGTAAACCCATTGAATCAATTAATATGAATACAGAACTAAAGAAATTAGATGCTAGATTAAGTGAGTTAGTGTAA
- a CDS encoding tetratricopeptide repeat protein, protein MRFLLSLLFCFLISGFYVLAEVETPETLSEILQIRSENALLIIDVAKKYPDINFLKEENPDKIVIELLNSKYHDSFKFDDFVREQVLSMLSFVSDISVSDSANQKILVELNLKPGQKFLPKLASKKDNAVKILLLPADVVITLRAAELYNRAVKEQKAKNLERAEELYKEVISLDSSLFLARFNLAAIYLDTAKYDEAISILNGLVNDIEKQPGSEPDKKENLIFVHNGLGIIYYVKGDLENSTSEFQQILKLAPEFHEAFYHIGLVYEKKKDLKLARKNFQRAVDLDKKLADAYYHLGMIDVIEKHKKSAKSNFKKVLELAPETALASLCKQELEKL, encoded by the coding sequence ATGAGATTTTTATTGTCGTTATTGTTTTGTTTTTTAATTTCAGGTTTTTATGTACTGGCAGAAGTTGAAACTCCTGAAACCCTTTCAGAGATTCTTCAGATAAGGTCTGAAAATGCTTTATTAATAATTGATGTAGCTAAGAAATATCCTGATATTAACTTCTTAAAAGAAGAAAACCCTGACAAAATTGTAATTGAGCTTTTAAACAGTAAGTACCATGACTCTTTTAAGTTTGATGATTTTGTTAGAGAGCAAGTACTGTCCATGCTTTCTTTTGTAAGTGATATTTCAGTAAGTGACAGTGCTAATCAAAAAATTTTAGTAGAACTTAATTTAAAACCTGGCCAAAAGTTTTTACCTAAACTAGCTTCAAAGAAGGATAATGCTGTAAAAATATTGCTACTTCCAGCTGATGTAGTTATAACTTTAAGAGCTGCAGAACTTTACAACAGGGCAGTAAAAGAACAAAAAGCTAAAAACCTTGAAAGAGCTGAAGAACTATACAAAGAAGTAATTTCTTTAGATAGTAGTTTATTTCTTGCAAGATTTAATTTAGCAGCAATATACCTTGATACTGCTAAATATGATGAAGCTATTTCTATATTAAATGGTTTAGTTAATGATATTGAAAAGCAGCCTGGAAGTGAGCCTGATAAAAAAGAAAATTTAATTTTTGTCCATAATGGGCTTGGAATTATTTATTATGTTAAAGGTGATCTTGAAAATTCTACCAGTGAGTTTCAACAAATTCTAAAACTAGCGCCCGAGTTCCATGAAGCTTTTTATCATATTGGATTAGTCTATGAAAAGAAGAAAGATCTTAAACTTGCAAGAAAGAATTTTCAAAGGGCTGTTGACTTAGATAAAAAGTTAGCAGATGCTTATTATCACTTAGGTATGATTGATGTAATAGAAAAACATAAAAAAAGTGCTAAGAGTAATTTTAAGAAGGTACTTGAACTAGCTCCTGAAACTGCTCTAGCAAGTTTGTGTAAACAAGAACTAGAAAAGCTTTGA
- the bioB gene encoding biotin synthase BioB, with protein sequence MKTVASSKEQYSVSDITEIYNLPLLGLIFKAQSVHREYQPINKVQLCTLSNIKSGNCPEDCKYCSQSSRHNTDIEKYNLLDKEEVLRQAKLAKQNGVKRFCMGAAWRSIPNDFEFDKVLELVTGVAKLNIEVCCTLGMLTQEQAYKLKEAGLTAYNHNLDTSENFYKEITTTRKYQDRLQTIQYISNAGIRLCCGGILGLGESKEDRIELIKTLANLNPQPESVPINVLVRIKGIPLYKNPEIDSFEVIRTIAISRIFIPKAKVRLSAGRLEMNHEMQTLCFLAGANSIFTGEKLLTTKNPEFNSDRELFKKLGLESM encoded by the coding sequence ATGAAAACGGTCGCTAGTAGTAAAGAACAATATTCAGTAAGTGATATAACTGAGATTTATAATTTGCCTCTTTTAGGACTTATCTTTAAAGCACAATCTGTTCATAGAGAATATCAACCAATTAATAAAGTACAGTTATGTACCTTAAGTAATATTAAAAGTGGAAATTGTCCTGAAGATTGTAAATATTGCTCACAAAGCTCAAGACACAATACAGACATTGAAAAATATAATCTCTTAGATAAGGAAGAAGTTTTAAGACAAGCAAAACTTGCAAAGCAAAATGGAGTAAAAAGATTTTGCATGGGAGCTGCATGGCGTAGTATTCCTAATGATTTTGAGTTTGATAAAGTACTTGAATTAGTTACAGGGGTTGCAAAATTAAATATTGAAGTTTGTTGTACGCTTGGAATGCTTACTCAAGAGCAAGCTTATAAATTAAAAGAGGCAGGTCTAACTGCATACAATCATAATTTAGATACATCTGAAAATTTTTACAAAGAAATTACTACAACAAGAAAATATCAAGATAGACTACAAACAATTCAATACATTTCAAATGCTGGTATTCGGTTATGTTGTGGAGGTATTCTTGGACTTGGAGAAAGTAAAGAAGACAGAATTGAGTTAATAAAAACTTTAGCTAATCTGAACCCTCAGCCAGAATCAGTTCCTATAAATGTTTTAGTAAGAATAAAAGGGATACCGCTTTATAAAAATCCTGAAATAGATTCTTTTGAAGTAATCAGGACAATTGCAATCTCAAGAATATTTATTCCGAAAGCTAAAGTTAGGCTTTCAGCAGGCAGGCTTGAAATGAATCATGAAATGCAGACACTTTGTTTCTTAGCAGGTGCAAATAGTATTTTTACTGGTGAGAAATTACTTACAACAAAAAACCCTGAGTTTAATAGTGATAGAGAATTATTTAAGAAATTAGGATTAGAGTCCATGTAA
- a CDS encoding ABC transporter permease encodes MLNNFFKDNSFFWGFKAIVFKEIIHIINDRLTLSLSLLIPAIQLTIYGFAIDMDIKNIRSAVLDFDKTNYSKLILEKLQNSRYFNIKYFPDGEEELINNIVEGKVKAGFVIPKNFQANVLSNKPTSIQILVDGSDSTVAQQASNTASLIIQSFGLKITEDFYEINTRLIEPRTRVLFNPDLKSVNFMIPGLLGVIMQIITTFLTALSIVKEKEKGTLEQLMVTPIGQGGLLIGKLVPYAMIGFMQFFIVTMVMVFLFKVPIHGSIVLLFILSTIFLFSSLSLGLLISTAAENHAQATQLLQLVIIPSILLSGFIFSRENMPPVMSAIGYFIPLTYFLEILRGIILRGATFIQLIHDIIPLLLYGIIILYYAIKRFKKQIA; translated from the coding sequence ATGTTAAATAATTTTTTTAAAGACAATTCTTTCTTTTGGGGCTTTAAAGCTATTGTTTTTAAAGAAATAATTCATATTATAAATGACAGACTTACTCTTTCCTTATCTTTATTAATACCTGCTATTCAATTAACAATATATGGCTTTGCAATTGATATGGATATAAAAAATATTAGAAGTGCGGTATTAGATTTTGATAAAACAAATTATTCGAAATTAATTTTAGAGAAGCTTCAAAATTCCAGATACTTTAACATTAAATATTTTCCTGACGGTGAAGAAGAGTTAATAAACAACATTGTAGAAGGTAAGGTTAAAGCAGGTTTTGTAATTCCAAAAAACTTTCAAGCAAATGTTTTATCAAATAAACCAACTTCAATTCAAATCTTAGTGGACGGTTCTGATTCAACAGTTGCACAACAAGCTTCAAATACTGCAAGTCTTATAATTCAAAGTTTTGGTTTAAAAATAACAGAAGATTTTTATGAAATAAATACTAGATTAATAGAACCCAGAACAAGGGTCTTATTTAACCCTGATTTAAAAAGTGTTAATTTTATGATCCCGGGACTTCTTGGAGTTATCATGCAAATAATTACAACATTTTTAACAGCTTTGTCAATAGTAAAAGAAAAAGAAAAAGGCACACTTGAACAACTTATGGTAACTCCTATTGGTCAAGGAGGGTTATTAATTGGGAAGTTAGTACCTTATGCAATGATTGGGTTTATGCAGTTTTTTATAGTTACAATGGTCATGGTTTTTTTATTTAAGGTACCAATTCATGGAAGTATTGTTTTGCTTTTTATTTTATCTACAATATTTTTATTTTCTAGCTTATCTCTTGGATTATTAATTTCAACTGCAGCTGAAAATCATGCTCAAGCAACTCAACTGCTTCAGCTTGTAATTATTCCATCTATTTTACTTAGTGGCTTTATTTTTTCAAGAGAAAATATGCCACCAGTCATGAGTGCAATTGGTTATTTTATTCCACTAACTTACTTTTTAGAAATATTGCGTGGAATTATTTTACGTGGGGCAACTTTCATTCAACTAATACATGACATAATTCCTTTACTTTTATATGGAATTATAATTCTCTACTATGCAATAAAAAGATTTAAAAAACAGATTGCGTAA
- a CDS encoding ABC transporter ATP-binding protein: protein MTTEIVIKTNLLTKEFNKKKAVDNLNIEIKRGEIFGFLGPNGSGKSTTIKLLCGLITPTSGDATVNNYSVLTEGEKIRKEIGYMSQKFSLYEDLTIKQNLKFYSILYRITPNEEQEERINEVMKLTHIDEEENKQVAKLSGGFKQRLAFACALLHKPKIIFLDEPTAGIDPVARKEMWDLFFKLASDNLTLFITTHYMDEAERCTKLGYIHEGKLIVYGITSELASSKQGLEELFVSITKTKGSNVK from the coding sequence ATGACTACAGAAATTGTAATTAAAACAAACTTACTTACTAAAGAATTTAATAAAAAAAAAGCAGTAGATAATTTAAATATTGAAATTAAAAGAGGTGAAATCTTTGGTTTTCTTGGCCCAAATGGATCTGGAAAATCAACAACAATAAAACTTTTATGCGGACTTATTACACCCACTTCAGGAGATGCAACTGTAAACAATTACAGCGTTTTAACTGAAGGAGAAAAGATTAGAAAAGAAATTGGTTACATGTCTCAGAAATTTAGTCTTTATGAAGACTTAACAATAAAACAAAATTTAAAATTTTACAGCATTCTTTATAGAATTACACCAAATGAAGAACAAGAGGAAAGAATAAATGAAGTTATGAAATTAACGCATATTGATGAGGAAGAAAACAAACAAGTCGCAAAACTGTCAGGAGGATTTAAACAAAGACTTGCATTTGCATGTGCTTTACTTCATAAACCAAAAATTATATTTTTAGATGAACCAACTGCAGGTATTGATCCTGTAGCAAGAAAAGAAATGTGGGATTTATTTTTTAAACTTGCGAGTGACAATCTTACACTTTTTATAACAACCCATTACATGGATGAAGCAGAAAGATGTACAAAGCTAGGTTATATACACGAAGGAAAACTTATTGTTTATGGCATAACATCTGAACTTGCAAGCTCAAAACAAGGACTAGAAGAATTGTTTGTAAGTATTACAAAAACAAAAGGATCAAATGTTAAATAA
- a CDS encoding efflux RND transporter periplasmic adaptor subunit, with product MQSIFQRILKIWPIVLLGFIAWFSYNFWLNYSSTKLILSNSIEAKDIKVSSKVTGRISKIFIKEGDKVNQEQKLLELEGDEIHAQLDQAKASLQKAQFDLSDLVMGARPQEINETVAERVKFQALVEEAKSKYQNEEADYKRMEELYKEGGISKQKLDESKTQKDVAKEELNSFEQQLIKAKENEDLIKEGPRKDQVKALLAQVDYYKANVKELEKYVSELTVIAPEFGEISSFDLKVGEVIKANQPLLTITDLSDMYVRVYVPGNKLSKAKINQKVKIKADSFPDELFDGYISYIGAQAEYTPRNIQTPEERTKLVYPVKIQITNQENKLRDGMYVTVKL from the coding sequence ATGCAATCTATATTTCAAAGAATACTAAAAATATGGCCAATTGTCTTGCTTGGATTTATTGCTTGGTTTTCTTATAACTTTTGGCTAAACTATTCTTCTACAAAATTAATCCTGTCAAACAGCATTGAAGCTAAAGACATAAAAGTAAGTTCAAAAGTAACAGGCAGAATATCTAAAATCTTTATAAAGGAAGGAGACAAAGTAAACCAAGAACAAAAATTACTTGAGCTTGAAGGAGATGAAATACATGCTCAATTAGATCAAGCAAAAGCATCTCTTCAAAAAGCACAGTTTGATTTAAGTGATTTAGTAATGGGAGCACGTCCTCAAGAAATTAATGAGACAGTTGCTGAAAGAGTAAAATTTCAAGCATTAGTAGAAGAAGCAAAAAGCAAATATCAAAACGAAGAAGCTGATTACAAAAGGATGGAAGAATTATATAAAGAAGGTGGCATTTCAAAACAAAAGCTGGATGAGTCTAAAACACAAAAAGATGTTGCCAAGGAAGAATTAAACAGCTTTGAACAACAGCTCATTAAAGCAAAAGAAAATGAAGACCTTATTAAAGAAGGTCCAAGAAAAGATCAAGTTAAAGCCCTACTAGCACAAGTTGACTACTACAAAGCAAACGTAAAAGAATTAGAAAAATATGTTTCAGAACTAACTGTAATTGCACCAGAGTTTGGTGAGATTAGTAGTTTTGATTTAAAAGTAGGTGAGGTTATTAAAGCTAATCAACCATTACTGACAATTACTGATCTAAGCGACATGTATGTAAGAGTATATGTACCAGGAAATAAGCTGTCAAAAGCAAAAATAAATCAAAAAGTAAAAATTAAAGCAGATAGTTTTCCGGATGAATTATTTGATGGTTACATAAGTTATATTGGTGCACAAGCCGAATACACACCAAGAAATATTCAAACACCTGAAGAAAGAACAAAATTAGTTTATCCAGTAAAAATTCAAATTACAAATCAAGAAAATAAATTACGAGATGGGATGTACGTTACAGTCAAACTATAA
- a CDS encoding TolC family protein: MALFVLHNLSILPVCSQEGEKLFGPMKLEARIDVPLELSLEKALNIAILQNLDIAKAKSQKEIDRWKYWENIGNWLPDYKLGLSAQRYDGSFLVGGVFPVMTLTSSVNAFMRFDYRFFEGGKGFFNTLAARKVYKASKENLLASQNNILLEVTRAYNNLLKEQAQLDVLTKAVEEAKSEVELNTNLEAQGVGTRFDVLQSKSQLAEQEQAYIIQQAKLREASIKLATLLNLEQGTHIKPNENDLKVKDLFDINKPITEIINLAVKNRPEVRAAKLEYGAGKNLIGVATSEFLPKANIFSQYGGTGNVLFHRTKRKGFVPDAIALDDTGSPVATMITRKRELFQAFEPVQDLSNITNVSNVIRGGGGPSSFVTDDSLRANKNYGVQVDWDIAMGLGVTTVSKINESRNKAKLLVTDFDILNQEVEKQVRTSYLNVQATKQLLEVSEARVSATTEALKIAKARITNGIGINTELLNAEKQYVDSLAYKVNSIIEHNNAQAELLYSLGLISVERLLGK; the protein is encoded by the coding sequence TTGGCCTTATTTGTTTTACATAATTTAAGTATTTTGCCGGTTTGTTCACAAGAGGGTGAAAAATTATTTGGACCAATGAAATTAGAGGCAAGAATTGATGTTCCATTAGAACTTAGTTTAGAAAAAGCATTAAACATTGCTATTTTACAAAACTTAGACATAGCTAAAGCAAAAAGTCAAAAAGAAATTGACAGGTGGAAATATTGGGAAAACATTGGGAATTGGCTGCCAGATTATAAGTTAGGTCTTTCAGCTCAAAGGTATGATGGCAGTTTTTTAGTTGGTGGTGTTTTCCCAGTCATGACTCTTACAAGCAGTGTAAACGCTTTTATGAGATTTGATTATAGATTTTTTGAAGGTGGAAAAGGATTTTTTAATACACTTGCAGCTAGAAAAGTTTATAAGGCATCTAAAGAAAATTTATTAGCATCGCAAAACAATATACTACTTGAGGTTACAAGAGCTTATAACAATCTTTTAAAAGAACAAGCTCAGCTGGATGTTTTGACAAAGGCAGTTGAAGAAGCAAAATCAGAAGTAGAACTTAATACAAATCTTGAAGCTCAAGGAGTTGGAACAAGGTTTGATGTCTTACAATCAAAATCTCAACTTGCAGAACAAGAGCAAGCTTATATAATTCAACAAGCAAAGCTTCGTGAAGCATCAATAAAATTAGCTACTTTATTAAACTTAGAACAAGGTACACACATAAAACCAAATGAAAATGATTTAAAAGTTAAAGACTTATTTGATATTAATAAACCAATAACTGAAATAATTAATTTAGCAGTTAAAAATCGTCCAGAAGTTAGAGCTGCTAAATTAGAGTATGGAGCTGGAAAAAATCTTATAGGTGTAGCAACTTCAGAGTTTTTGCCAAAAGCAAATATTTTTAGTCAGTATGGGGGAACTGGAAATGTGCTATTTCACAGAACAAAAAGAAAAGGTTTTGTACCTGATGCAATTGCATTAGATGATACTGGAAGTCCAGTTGCAACCATGATTACAAGAAAAAGAGAATTATTTCAAGCATTTGAACCAGTGCAAGATTTAAGTAATATTACAAATGTATCTAATGTAATTAGAGGAGGTGGAGGACCAAGTTCTTTTGTTACTGATGATTCACTAAGGGCAAACAAAAACTATGGAGTACAAGTTGATTGGGATATTGCAATGGGACTTGGTGTTACAACTGTTTCTAAAATCAATGAGTCAAGAAATAAAGCCAAATTGCTAGTGACAGATTTTGATATCTTAAATCAAGAGGTTGAAAAGCAAGTCAGAACTTCATATTTAAATGTTCAAGCTACAAAGCAACTTTTAGAAGTTTCAGAAGCAAGAGTAAGTGCAACAACTGAAGCATTAAAAATAGCAAAAGCAAGAATAACAAATGGAATAGGAATAAATACTGAACTCCTCAATGCAGAAAAACAATATGTAGATTCTTTAGCTTATAAAGTTAATTCAATTATTGAACATAACAATGCACAAGCTGAACTTTTGTATAGTCTCGGGTTGATTAGTGTGGAGAGATTGTTAGGTAAATAA